The DNA sequence TTCGATGCGTCTCCCGCAGGCGCAGCGTCTCGGTGCATCCGAGGTCCCGGCCTGTGCCGTCCTCGGTCACGTGGCTGACCTGTCTGCCCACGATCTCGCCCTGTTCCGCAGCGTGGAGGGTGACGGTCACGGCGACCCGGGTCGTGCGCGCGTTGACGATGCCGTCGCCGGCGGGGCTGCCGGGTCCTGTGCCCTTCCAAGTGCCCACCCAGGACGCGGGCAGAGCCTTCCCGGCAGCGGTGGCGGAAGGAGAGGTGGAGGCGGGCGGGGTTGTACGACCGTTCCCACCCGCCCCGTCATCGACGCCGTTGTGCCAGGCCAGAGCCGTGACGACGGTCGCGGTCACCACCGTGCCCGCGGCCACTGCGGCCGTCCACGCCGCCCGCGCCGACCGCCGGCCGGGCGCGGCACCGGCCCCGGACGGGGCGTCAGGCACGAGGCCGGGAGCGGGACCGGACGGGAGGGCGGGAGGAGGGCCGTACGCGATCGGCGAGCCGTAGGCGGTCGGTGGCCCGAACCCGGTCTGCGGTGCCGGGTTCGGCGCTGGTTGTGACTCCGGGGGGAGGGGTGCCGAGTGTTCCAGCAGCGCCGCCAGCTCGGCTTCCCGCGCGGTGATGTCCGCCTCCAGGCGCGGCGGCCGTGCCGAGGCCCAGACGCCGGGCCCGGCCTCGAGCCCCTTCAGCAACTCGTCGGCGGTGGGTCGGTCCTGCGGTGACTTCTCCAGGCAGGCGGTCAGCAACGGCACGAGCGCCTGCGGCACCCCGACGAGCGCGGGCTCCTCGTGTGCGATGCGGTAGAGCAGTTGGGCGGCGGACGGATCCTCGCCCGGGTGCAGAAAGGGCCCGTTCCCGCTGGCGGCGTACACCAGCACCGCGCCCAGCGAGAAGATGTCTCCGGGCTCGGCCGATATACCCCCGGTGACCTGCTCGGGTGCCATGTAACCGGGGGAGCCGATGACACCGCCGGTACGGGTGTGCCGGGTGTCGTCAGCGGCCCGGGCGATTCCGAAGTCGATGAGCAGCGGATGGCGGCGGGCGAGCAGCACGTTGGACGGCTTCACGTCGCGGTGCGCGAGCCCCGCCCGGTGAACGGCCCGTAGTCCCTCGGCGAGTTCCGCCGCCAGAGCCCGGACGGCGGACTCGGGCAGCGGACCGTCGGACGCCACCCGGTCCGCGAGGGAGGGCGCTGCCACGTACTCCGTGGCCAGCCATTGCGGCCGGTGCCCCGCCGGGCTGTAGTCGACGACCGACACCGTCCACGGGGAGCGCACCTGGTCGCTGCTGGCGATCTCGCGGGCGAACCGCTGCTCGAACCCGGGGTCGAGGCCGAACTCGGGGCGTACGGTTTTGAGGGCCAGCGGACGACCGGACGCGGTGCGGGAGAGAAACACCTGCCCCATGCCGCCGGCGCCGAGTCTCGCCAACAAGGGGTAGCCGCCGATGGCCGGCGGATCGGTGGGATCCAGACGTCTCATGAAACTCTCCGGGCACTGCTGGGGCCGCAGGGGCGGTGTGGACGGTGCGCCGTGGCTGTGGGGGACGGACATCGCCCGTGTGACACGCGGGTCCGTCCTGCACGCGATGCATTCATATCAGTTCATATGCTGAGTGCCCGGCGGGACGGGACCGCAGCAGCGGCAGCGGAGCCCGGCTCGGCGGCTCGGCCGCCCGCGGCACGAACGTCCCCGAGCGCAGCCGTCACCAGCACTGCGCCACACGTT is a window from the Streptomyces sp. NBC_00299 genome containing:
- a CDS encoding serine/threonine-protein kinase gives rise to the protein MRRLDPTDPPAIGGYPLLARLGAGGMGQVFLSRTASGRPLALKTVRPEFGLDPGFEQRFAREIASSDQVRSPWTVSVVDYSPAGHRPQWLATEYVAAPSLADRVASDGPLPESAVRALAAELAEGLRAVHRAGLAHRDVKPSNVLLARRHPLLIDFGIARAADDTRHTRTGGVIGSPGYMAPEQVTGGISAEPGDIFSLGAVLVYAASGNGPFLHPGEDPSAAQLLYRIAHEEPALVGVPQALVPLLTACLEKSPQDRPTADELLKGLEAGPGVWASARPPRLEADITAREAELAALLEHSAPLPPESQPAPNPAPQTGFGPPTAYGSPIAYGPPPALPSGPAPGLVPDAPSGAGAAPGRRSARAAWTAAVAAGTVVTATVVTALAWHNGVDDGAGGNGRTTPPASTSPSATAAGKALPASWVGTWKGTGPGSPAGDGIVNARTTRVAVTVTLHAAEQGEIVGRQVSHVTEDGTGRDLGCTETLRLRETHRTSMVFEAVTSAPTDPSAGVLCRRGNLYTLAKTGADTLALKNEGSQTTGSPSRLTRSS